In Deinococcus sp. Marseille-Q6407, a single window of DNA contains:
- the trpB gene encoding tryptophan synthase subunit beta yields the protein MTTQTSPATPRPGGTPQLPAYFGEFGGQYVPEILLPALDQLEAEFIAAQSDPEFQAEFRSLLKDYLGRPTPLTECRHLPLKGGARIFLKREDLVHGGAHKTNQVLGQALLARRMGKQRVIAETGAGQHGTATALACALMGLDCTIYMGAKDVARQQPNVFRMELMGAKVVPVDSGSGTLKDAVNEALRDWTASYDTTHYLLGTAAGPHPFPTIVRKFHRMISEEAKAQMIERTGRLPDEVIACVGGGSNAIGMFADFLDEPGVRLTGVEPAGEGLDSGRHGAPIYAGKIGILHGSRTFVMRTAEGQVEESHSVSAGLDYPGVGPQHAYLQQTGRAQYVGITDAEAVEAFRLLSQYEGIIPALESAHALAYALKVAQDAPEGTTLLVNLSGRGDKDIDHVRSLLAAGEEQA from the coding sequence ATGACCACCCAGACTTCCCCGGCCACCCCACGCCCCGGCGGCACGCCGCAGCTGCCCGCCTACTTCGGCGAGTTCGGCGGGCAATACGTGCCCGAAATCCTGCTGCCGGCGCTCGATCAGCTGGAAGCCGAGTTCATCGCCGCGCAGAGCGACCCCGAATTTCAGGCCGAGTTCCGCAGCCTGCTGAAAGACTATCTGGGCCGCCCCACGCCCCTGACCGAGTGCCGTCATCTGCCGCTGAAAGGTGGGGCCCGCATTTTTCTCAAGCGCGAAGACTTGGTTCACGGCGGCGCCCACAAGACCAATCAGGTGCTGGGGCAGGCTCTGCTGGCGCGGCGAATGGGCAAGCAGCGGGTGATTGCCGAAACCGGCGCCGGGCAGCACGGCACCGCCACCGCGCTGGCCTGCGCTCTGATGGGCCTGGACTGCACCATCTACATGGGCGCCAAGGACGTGGCCCGGCAGCAGCCCAACGTGTTCCGCATGGAACTGATGGGCGCCAAGGTGGTGCCGGTGGACTCCGGCAGCGGCACCCTCAAGGACGCCGTGAACGAGGCGCTGCGCGACTGGACCGCCTCCTACGACACCACCCACTACCTGCTGGGCACCGCCGCCGGGCCGCACCCCTTTCCCACCATCGTGCGCAAATTCCACCGGATGATTTCAGAGGAAGCCAAGGCGCAGATGATCGAGCGGACCGGGCGGCTGCCGGACGAGGTGATTGCGTGCGTGGGCGGCGGCAGCAATGCCATCGGTATGTTCGCGGACTTTCTGGACGAGCCGGGCGTGCGGCTGACCGGTGTGGAGCCGGCCGGCGAGGGCCTGGACAGCGGGCGGCACGGCGCGCCCATCTACGCCGGCAAAATCGGGATTCTGCACGGCTCGCGCACCTTTGTGATGCGCACCGCCGAGGGGCAGGTGGAAGAATCACACTCGGTGTCGGCGGGGCTGGATTATCCCGGCGTGGGGCCGCAGCACGCCTATTTACAGCAGACCGGCCGCGCCCAGTACGTGGGGATTACCGACGCGGAAGCGGTGGAAGCGTTCCGGCTGCTCAGCCAGTACGAGGGCATCATCCCCGCGCTGGAATCGGCGCACGCGCTGGCCTACGCGCTGAAAGTGGCCCAGGACGCCCCCGAAGGCACCACGCTGCTGGTCAATCTCTCGGGGCGCGGTGACAAGGACATTGACCATGTGCGGTCGCTGCTGGCCGCCGGGGAGGAGCAGGCATGA
- the trpA gene encoding tryptophan synthase subunit alpha, with protein MTRYEMMFAALRGRGERGAFVPFVTLGDPDVETSEKVIRALLDAGADALELGLPFSDPVADGPTIQAANIRALAAGAGLSTGLNIIRRVRADYPDAPIGLLVYANLVESFGLEEFYGGVAAAGGDSVLVADVPLREGQRFQDAAARHGIAPIFIAPPDASEERLRGVAQRSQGYVYLLARSGVTGTEGGTARPAEAVIRALRNAGGPPALLGFGISWPEHVRAALDAGAGGAISGSAVVQIIEDHLDDEAAMLDGLQAYVRQMKAATRPGEQ; from the coding sequence ATGACCCGCTACGAGATGATGTTTGCGGCGCTGCGGGGACGCGGCGAGCGGGGCGCCTTCGTGCCCTTCGTGACGCTGGGTGATCCGGACGTGGAGACCAGCGAAAAGGTGATCCGCGCCCTGCTGGACGCTGGTGCTGACGCGCTGGAACTGGGCCTGCCTTTCTCAGACCCGGTGGCCGACGGCCCCACCATTCAGGCGGCCAATATCCGGGCGCTGGCGGCCGGCGCCGGGCTGAGCACCGGGCTGAACATCATCCGTCGGGTCCGCGCCGATTATCCGGACGCGCCTATCGGCCTGCTGGTGTATGCCAACCTGGTGGAATCGTTCGGGCTGGAGGAATTTTACGGCGGGGTGGCGGCCGCCGGCGGTGACTCGGTGCTGGTGGCCGACGTACCGCTGCGCGAGGGCCAGCGCTTTCAGGATGCCGCCGCCCGGCACGGCATCGCGCCCATTTTCATCGCGCCGCCTGACGCCAGCGAGGAGCGCCTGCGTGGGGTGGCGCAGAGGTCGCAGGGTTACGTGTACCTGCTGGCCCGCTCGGGCGTGACCGGCACCGAGGGCGGCACCGCCCGGCCGGCCGAGGCCGTGATCCGGGCGCTGCGGAACGCGGGCGGCCCCCCGGCGCTGCTGGGCTTCGGCATCTCGTGGCCCGAACACGTGCGGGCCGCGCTGGACGCCGGCGCTGGCGGCGCCATCAGCGGCTCGGCAGTGGTACAGATCATCGAAGATCATCTGGACGATGAAGCCGCCATGCTGGACGGGCTGCAAGCTTACGTGCGGCAGATGAAGGCCGCGACCCGGCCGGGCGAACAGTAA
- the trpD gene encoding anthranilate phosphoribosyltransferase encodes MTRSRTIPTPPDLLRSVLLGQRLTQQESQQLFTAMIGGDFSEGQMAGLLIAMKTRGETAEELAGAALAYRCACLPFPRQPRPIADCVGTGGDMAGTINISTTAALAASSLGVPVAKHGNRSVSSRTGSADLAEALGIPTQLSSEDAARQLAEHDFCYIFATQYHPAVGRIMPLRRALAVPTLLNFLGPLLNPARPTRQLLGVARAEVAPLLAQTLAQLGQTRALVVHGSGLDEIALHGPTQVYEVFEDDRIEHYTITPADMGLQDRPLSALVGGGPQDNARMIREVLEGRGAEAHREAIAAATGALLYLMGDTPSIRDGVEVALEQLRSGQVAEHVERLKHPAHAASAQAQVDA; translated from the coding sequence ATGACCCGTTCCCGCACCATTCCCACCCCGCCCGACCTGCTCCGCTCGGTGCTGCTGGGCCAGCGCCTGACCCAGCAGGAGTCGCAGCAGCTCTTTACCGCCATGATCGGCGGCGACTTCAGCGAAGGGCAGATGGCCGGGCTGCTGATCGCCATGAAGACGCGCGGCGAAACGGCCGAAGAACTGGCCGGCGCCGCCCTGGCCTACCGCTGCGCCTGCCTGCCCTTTCCCAGGCAGCCGCGCCCGATTGCCGACTGCGTGGGCACCGGCGGCGACATGGCCGGCACCATCAACATTTCCACCACGGCGGCGCTGGCAGCGTCCAGCCTGGGCGTGCCGGTCGCCAAGCACGGCAACCGCTCGGTCAGCAGCCGCACCGGGTCGGCCGACCTGGCCGAAGCGCTGGGCATTCCCACCCAGCTGAGCAGCGAGGACGCCGCCCGGCAGCTGGCCGAGCACGACTTCTGCTATATCTTCGCTACCCAGTACCACCCGGCGGTGGGCCGCATCATGCCGCTGCGCCGGGCGCTGGCGGTGCCCACCCTGCTGAATTTCCTGGGGCCGCTGCTGAACCCGGCCCGCCCCACCCGGCAGCTGCTGGGCGTGGCCCGCGCCGAGGTGGCCCCGCTGCTGGCGCAGACGCTGGCGCAGCTGGGCCAGACCCGGGCGCTGGTGGTCCACGGCTCGGGCCTGGACGAGATCGCGCTGCACGGCCCCACCCAGGTGTACGAGGTGTTCGAGGACGACCGAATCGAGCACTACACCATCACCCCGGCCGATATGGGCCTGCAGGACCGGCCGCTGTCGGCGCTGGTGGGCGGCGGCCCACAGGACAACGCCCGGATGATCCGCGAGGTGCTGGAAGGCCGCGGCGCCGAGGCGCACCGTGAGGCCATCGCCGCTGCAACCGGCGCCCTGCTGTACCTGATGGGCGACACCCCCAGCATCCGCGACGGGGTCGAGGTGGCGCTGGAACAGCTGCGCTCGGGCCAGGTAGCGGAACACGTCGAGCGGCTGAAGCACCCGGCCCACGCCGCCTCCGCGCAGGCACAGGTGGACGCATGA
- a CDS encoding glutamine amidotransferase-related protein, whose protein sequence is MTRPQPSASGTPGPQVLLLDNRDSFVYNLLDEFASAGMTTEVYRNNVPAPQLLARLSELQAQPGGVLLVLSPGPGHPQDAGELSPLLRAALGRFPVLGICLGFQALLEVCGNPVGRVGAVHGEAQPLTLTAEGTGHPLFAGLGTVSVARYHSLGTRAVPPDLCSLAEIDGICMAAEHRQVPALGFQFHPESILTPRGRELLLRAAEYLVQPSASQPSSHPQEASQ, encoded by the coding sequence ATGACCCGGCCCCAGCCTTCTGCCTCTGGAACCCCGGGGCCCCAGGTGCTGCTGCTGGACAACCGCGATTCCTTCGTCTACAACCTGCTGGACGAATTCGCCTCGGCCGGGATGACCACCGAGGTCTACCGCAACAACGTTCCGGCCCCGCAGCTGCTGGCCCGGCTGAGCGAACTGCAGGCCCAGCCGGGCGGCGTGCTGCTGGTGCTCTCGCCCGGCCCCGGCCACCCACAGGACGCCGGCGAACTGTCGCCGCTGCTGCGGGCCGCCCTGGGCCGCTTTCCGGTGCTGGGCATCTGCCTGGGCTTTCAGGCGCTGCTGGAAGTTTGCGGCAATCCGGTGGGCCGGGTGGGCGCGGTCCACGGCGAAGCGCAGCCGCTGACCCTGACCGCTGAAGGCACCGGGCACCCGCTGTTCGCCGGGCTGGGCACCGTCAGCGTGGCCCGCTATCACTCGCTGGGCACCCGCGCCGTGCCCCCGGACCTCTGCTCACTGGCCGAGATAGACGGCATCTGTATGGCCGCCGAACACCGCCAGGTCCCAGCACTGGGCTTTCAGTTCCACCCTGAATCCATCCTGACACCCCGGGGCCGCGAACTGCTGCTGCGGGCCGCCGAATACCTTGTCCAGCCCAGTGCTTCTCAGCCAAGCAGCCATCCCCAGGAGGCCTCCCAATGA
- the trpCF gene encoding bifunctional indole-3-glycerol-phosphate synthase TrpC/phosphoribosylanthranilate isomerase TrpF, producing the protein MSEVLRRIVAQRRVRVEELRARYGDLRAADLPPSRRSLKAALAPGDAFILECKSASPSLGAIRSDYRPQELAHIYSRYGAAISVLTEPDFFGGDYAHLQTVALSTHLPVLCKDFVVDEVQVLAARHYGADAILLMLSVLDDEEYRRLAALARSLGLDILTEVSSPEEMRRAAALGAEIIGINHRDLRDLSIDLNRSAELAPLAPAGAVLVAESGLRDNAAVRRTAPRVKAFLVGSSLCSQPDVDRAARQLIYGEHKVCGLTTPGAAQAAAAAGALYGGLIFAPGSPREVSVAQAQALTAAAPQLDWVAVFTGHDPAEAAALARALPLYALQLHGRQDDTFIQALREQLPAGVQVWYALDVPAGQPLPGAAVDRFVLDRGAGGTGQPFDWAQIPPELRRSSLLAGGLSPANAQAALQTGVLGLDFNSGLEREKGVKDAALIAQAFAQLRQYGGQTRPDTAPPEVQLSIH; encoded by the coding sequence ATGAGCGAGGTTCTGCGCCGAATCGTCGCCCAGCGCCGCGTGCGGGTGGAGGAACTGCGGGCACGCTACGGCGACCTGCGTGCCGCCGACCTGCCGCCCAGCCGCCGCAGCCTGAAAGCCGCGCTGGCGCCGGGCGACGCTTTTATCCTGGAGTGCAAAAGCGCCAGCCCCAGCCTGGGAGCCATTCGCTCCGACTACCGCCCGCAGGAGCTGGCCCACATCTACTCGCGCTACGGGGCCGCCATCTCGGTGCTGACCGAGCCGGACTTCTTCGGCGGCGACTACGCGCACCTGCAGACGGTGGCGCTCTCCACCCACCTGCCGGTGCTGTGCAAGGACTTTGTGGTGGACGAGGTGCAGGTGCTGGCCGCCCGCCACTATGGCGCCGACGCCATCTTGCTGATGCTGTCGGTGCTGGACGATGAGGAATACCGCCGGCTGGCAGCGCTGGCCCGCTCGCTGGGGCTGGACATTCTGACCGAGGTCAGCTCCCCGGAAGAGATGCGGCGGGCCGCCGCGCTGGGCGCCGAGATCATCGGCATCAACCACCGCGACCTGCGCGACCTGAGCATTGACCTGAACCGCTCGGCGGAGCTGGCGCCGCTGGCTCCGGCCGGCGCCGTGCTGGTGGCCGAATCGGGCCTGCGAGACAACGCTGCGGTGCGCCGCACGGCGCCGCGCGTGAAGGCTTTTCTGGTGGGCAGCAGCCTGTGCAGCCAGCCGGACGTGGACCGCGCCGCCCGGCAGCTGATTTACGGCGAACACAAGGTCTGCGGCCTGACCACGCCGGGAGCTGCTCAGGCCGCAGCGGCAGCCGGGGCGCTGTACGGCGGCCTGATTTTCGCGCCCGGCTCACCGCGTGAGGTAAGCGTGGCGCAGGCTCAAGCACTCACGGCCGCCGCACCGCAGCTGGACTGGGTGGCGGTGTTCACCGGCCACGACCCCGCCGAAGCGGCTGCGCTGGCCCGCGCTCTGCCGCTATACGCCCTTCAGCTGCACGGCCGTCAGGACGACACCTTCATCCAGGCGCTACGCGAGCAGCTGCCGGCCGGGGTGCAGGTCTGGTACGCGCTGGATGTCCCGGCCGGCCAGCCGCTGCCCGGCGCGGCGGTGGACCGCTTCGTGCTGGACCGGGGCGCCGGCGGCACCGGGCAGCCGTTCGACTGGGCGCAGATTCCGCCGGAACTGCGAAGAAGCTCGCTGCTGGCCGGCGGTCTGTCCCCGGCCAATGCCCAGGCGGCCCTCCAGACCGGCGTGCTGGGCCTGGATTTCAACTCCGGCCTGGAGCGCGAAAAGGGGGTCAAGGACGCAGCGCTGATTGCCCAGGCTTTTGCCCAGCTGCGGCAATACGGCGGCCAGACACGCCCGGACACCGCACCGCCGGAGGTCCAGCTGTCCATTCACTGA
- a CDS encoding bifunctional metallophosphatase/5'-nucleotidase, with protein MKKLMSLISLPLLLAACHQPAQPQPADGTTTVTVLGLNDFHGQLEPSSFRGKQVNDPKNPGKTMPAPAGGISAIGGLVQEIRTANPNTVLVGVGDLTGASPLSSSLLADEPSVLAMNRLGMSVNVLGNHELDYGLKELQRLQKGGCGGARAEKACQFENNFPGASYRYIAANVFDKDGAHVFPAYKMVKVGDLNIAFVGAVLKDAPSVVTPSGVAGLRFQDEAESINKVLPEVKQQGADAVIALIHQGGAAGSPYDQPGCTDLSGPIVDVVKRLEPSVVAVMTGHTHQAYNCVVGGRPVIQGASQGQLMQRLDLTVTRRNGVSSVTGVKAENLLVDAQKYSSPELADLAAQAKAKTAPVANRVVATIGAPQFSRQTNAAGESALGDLIADAQLAATRAPERGGAVIALMNPGGIRADLPAQPSAQSSTTVTYGDIFAVQPFGNLLTVLTLTGEQIRATLEQQFDNPSAGSQRILQVSQGFAYSYDLSQPAGQRVRDVTLNGQPLNMNADYRVTVNSFLADGGDNFSALRAGRDRLGGGLDVDALSAYLSSGAVKPGAQNRITRAAP; from the coding sequence ATGAAAAAGCTCATGTCGCTCATCTCTTTGCCGTTGCTGCTGGCCGCCTGCCACCAACCAGCCCAGCCCCAACCGGCCGACGGCACCACCACCGTGACGGTGCTGGGTCTGAACGACTTTCACGGCCAGCTGGAGCCATCCTCTTTCCGGGGCAAGCAGGTGAATGACCCCAAGAACCCTGGCAAGACCATGCCGGCCCCGGCCGGCGGGATTTCGGCCATCGGCGGGTTGGTGCAGGAGATCCGCACCGCCAACCCCAACACCGTGCTGGTGGGCGTGGGCGACCTGACCGGCGCTTCTCCGCTGAGCAGCAGCCTGCTGGCCGACGAGCCGAGCGTGCTGGCGATGAACCGCCTGGGCATGAGCGTGAACGTGCTGGGCAACCACGAGCTGGACTACGGCCTGAAGGAGCTGCAACGCCTGCAAAAGGGCGGCTGCGGCGGCGCGCGCGCCGAGAAAGCCTGCCAGTTCGAGAACAACTTTCCCGGTGCAAGCTACCGCTACATCGCGGCCAATGTGTTCGACAAGGACGGCGCCCACGTGTTCCCCGCCTACAAGATGGTCAAGGTGGGCGACCTGAATATTGCCTTTGTGGGCGCCGTACTGAAAGACGCCCCCAGTGTGGTCACGCCGTCGGGCGTCGCGGGGCTGCGATTCCAGGACGAGGCCGAGAGCATCAACAAAGTGCTGCCCGAGGTCAAGCAGCAGGGGGCCGACGCCGTGATTGCGCTGATTCACCAGGGCGGCGCGGCCGGATCACCCTACGATCAGCCGGGCTGTACCGACCTGAGCGGGCCCATCGTGGACGTGGTTAAGCGCCTTGAACCCAGCGTGGTTGCCGTAATGACCGGCCACACCCACCAGGCCTACAACTGCGTGGTGGGCGGCCGTCCGGTGATTCAGGGCGCCTCGCAGGGCCAGCTGATGCAGCGCCTGGACCTGACTGTGACCCGCAGGAACGGGGTGTCCAGCGTGACCGGCGTGAAAGCCGAGAACCTGCTGGTAGACGCGCAGAAATACAGTTCGCCGGAGCTGGCCGACCTGGCCGCGCAGGCCAAGGCCAAAACTGCCCCGGTAGCGAACCGGGTGGTGGCGACCATCGGCGCGCCGCAGTTCAGCCGCCAGACCAATGCCGCCGGGGAAAGTGCCCTGGGTGACCTGATTGCCGACGCCCAGCTGGCCGCCACCCGCGCGCCCGAGCGGGGCGGGGCCGTCATTGCCCTGATGAACCCGGGCGGCATCCGCGCCGACCTGCCGGCCCAGCCTTCGGCTCAGTCCTCGACCACCGTCACCTACGGCGACATTTTCGCCGTGCAGCCGTTTGGCAACCTGCTGACCGTGCTGACCCTGACCGGCGAACAGATCAGGGCCACTTTGGAACAGCAGTTCGACAACCCTTCGGCCGGCAGCCAGCGCATCTTGCAGGTCAGCCAGGGCTTTGCCTACAGCTATGACCTGTCGCAGCCGGCCGGGCAGCGCGTGCGGGATGTCACCCTGAACGGCCAGCCGCTGAACATGAATGCCGATTACCGCGTGACCGTGAACTCGTTCCTGGCCGATGGGGGCGACAACTTCAGCGCACTGCGGGCCGGCCGCGACCGCCTGGGCGGCGGCCTGGATGTGGACGCGCTGTCGGCTTACCTGAGCAGCGGTGCAGTCAAGCCCGGCGCGCAGAACCGGATCACCCGCGCCGCCCCCTGA
- a CDS encoding anthranilate synthase component 1 — translation MLLSFQSPAPYQPDALHYFQALRGALPGSSGPESVLLESADVRSGAHLKSLMMLTPALRLTCCGHMVSVQALTPTGETALAQLAGALPQFVTAQEPRSLELLFPAPPAGLSESQRLAAPSNVEPLRALQKLPVRPGAPEQLGLPGELFPLLLGIFGFDLLDSFEELPPVPAGVNSCPDYRFYLAETALVLDHQQETAQLLALATPDTAADRQQQLDALAAQLQTLPAPLPPATLAAATAAAPPAQVFPDDRTFMAQVSRLKEHIQAGDIYQVVPSRRFTLPCPSALAAYAELKAINPSPYLFYLHAGEFELFGASPESALKFTAATRQAELYPIAGTRARGRDERGDICPERDHRQELELRLDRKELSEHLMLLDLARNDLARVAVPGTRQVARLLEVDRYSQVMHLVSQVVAELKPGLDALDAYRACMNMGTLSGAPKLEAMRLIRETEGERRGSYGGAVGYLAGNGDMDTCIVIRSGFVQGGQCTVQAGAGVVRDSDPAAEATETEQKARAVLLAVARAQAQAEGSVQAQEQSA, via the coding sequence ATGCTGCTCTCCTTTCAGTCTCCCGCGCCCTATCAGCCCGACGCCCTGCACTACTTTCAGGCGCTGCGCGGCGCACTGCCCGGCAGCTCCGGCCCCGAAAGCGTGCTGCTGGAATCTGCCGACGTGCGCTCCGGCGCCCACCTCAAAAGCCTGATGATGCTCACGCCTGCCCTGCGCCTGACCTGCTGCGGCCACATGGTCAGCGTGCAGGCGCTCACGCCTACCGGTGAGACGGCACTGGCACAGCTGGCCGGCGCCCTGCCGCAGTTCGTGACCGCGCAGGAACCCCGAAGCCTCGAATTGCTGTTTCCCGCGCCTCCGGCCGGCCTCAGCGAAAGCCAGCGGCTGGCTGCACCCAGCAACGTGGAGCCGCTGCGGGCGCTGCAAAAGTTGCCAGTGCGGCCCGGGGCGCCGGAACAACTGGGCCTGCCCGGCGAGTTGTTTCCACTGCTGTTGGGCATCTTTGGCTTCGACCTGCTGGATTCGTTCGAGGAGTTGCCCCCGGTGCCGGCAGGCGTGAACAGCTGCCCCGACTACCGCTTTTACCTGGCAGAAACGGCCCTGGTGCTGGACCATCAGCAGGAGACGGCTCAGCTGCTGGCACTGGCCACACCAGATACCGCCGCCGACCGGCAGCAGCAGCTGGACGCGCTGGCCGCGCAGCTGCAAACCCTGCCTGCGCCGCTGCCCCCGGCCACGCTAGCAGCAGCCACAGCCGCCGCTCCGCCCGCCCAGGTGTTCCCCGACGACCGGACCTTCATGGCGCAGGTCAGCCGGCTCAAGGAGCATATCCAAGCCGGCGACATCTATCAGGTGGTGCCCTCGCGGCGCTTTACCCTGCCCTGCCCCAGCGCCCTGGCCGCCTACGCCGAGCTGAAGGCGATCAACCCCAGCCCTTACCTGTTTTACCTGCACGCCGGCGAGTTCGAGCTGTTCGGCGCCTCGCCGGAATCGGCGCTGAAGTTCACGGCCGCCACGCGCCAGGCCGAGCTGTATCCTATCGCCGGCACCCGGGCGCGGGGCCGGGACGAACGCGGCGACATCTGCCCCGAACGCGACCACCGCCAGGAGCTGGAACTGCGGCTGGACCGCAAGGAGCTTTCCGAGCACCTGATGCTGCTGGACCTGGCCCGCAACGATCTGGCGCGGGTGGCGGTGCCGGGCACCCGGCAGGTGGCGCGGCTGCTGGAAGTGGACCGCTACTCGCAGGTGATGCACCTGGTCAGTCAGGTGGTGGCCGAGCTGAAACCGGGGCTGGACGCTCTGGACGCCTACCGCGCCTGCATGAATATGGGCACCCTGAGCGGCGCGCCCAAGCTGGAAGCCATGCGCCTGATCCGCGAAACCGAGGGCGAGCGGCGTGGCAGTTACGGCGGCGCGGTGGGCTATCTGGCCGGAAACGGCGACATGGACACCTGCATCGTGATTCGCTCGGGCTTCGTGCAGGGCGGGCAGTGCACCGTGCAAGCCGGCGCCGGCGTGGTCCGCGACTCGGACCCGGCCGCCGAAGCCACCGAAACCGAGCAAAAAGCACGTGCAGTGCTGCTGGCTGTTGCCCGGGCGCAGGCGCAAGCAGAGGGCTCAGTTCAGGCACAGGAGCAGAGCGCATGA
- the ppk2 gene encoding polyphosphate kinase 2: MSKSRAKASASTAAPPQAAEPVVPMEVPDTEVLPATRVNPRSYGLDEQQVEEKYVQERGEAKGSGRAVATQDILLNTPIEDIGGVARTLLDALSPDEQRALLRALKRGQAEDPASEDGAELNEQLNPDWREGGYPYRYHMSRRTYEQEKYRLQIELLKLQAWVKDTGQKVVIIFEGRDAAGKGGTIKRFTEHLNPRGSRVVALEKPTPTEAGQWYFQRYIQHLPTAGEIVLFDRSWYNRAGVERVMGFCTDDEYHEFLRQAPEFERQLVRSGTRLIKFWFSVSRAEQRRRFKERQIHPLKQWKLSPIDMASLDKWDDYTRAKEAMFFHTDTADAPWYVVKSDDKKRARLNAMRHVLSSMPYDNRDPANVGVSDPLIVGRAQGLYDRDELPDVAELPGKPGAAAPKGGHAKKK; encoded by the coding sequence ATGTCTAAGTCCAGAGCGAAAGCCAGTGCCTCTACCGCCGCGCCCCCACAGGCCGCCGAGCCAGTGGTGCCGATGGAAGTGCCCGACACCGAGGTGCTGCCGGCGACCCGCGTCAACCCCCGCTCCTATGGGTTGGATGAGCAGCAGGTCGAGGAAAAATACGTGCAGGAGCGTGGCGAGGCCAAAGGGTCGGGCCGGGCAGTGGCCACCCAGGACATTCTGCTGAACACTCCCATCGAGGACATCGGCGGGGTGGCGCGCACGCTGCTGGACGCCCTCTCACCCGACGAACAGCGGGCGCTGCTCAGGGCCCTCAAGCGCGGGCAGGCGGAAGACCCGGCCAGCGAGGACGGCGCCGAGCTGAACGAACAACTCAACCCCGACTGGCGCGAGGGCGGCTACCCTTACCGCTACCACATGAGCCGCCGGACCTACGAGCAGGAAAAATACCGCCTGCAAATCGAACTGCTCAAACTGCAGGCCTGGGTCAAAGACACCGGCCAGAAGGTGGTGATCATCTTCGAGGGCCGTGACGCCGCCGGCAAAGGCGGCACCATCAAGCGCTTTACCGAGCACCTCAACCCGCGCGGCAGCCGGGTGGTGGCCTTGGAAAAACCCACCCCCACCGAAGCGGGGCAGTGGTATTTCCAGCGCTACATCCAGCACCTGCCTACCGCCGGCGAAATCGTGCTGTTCGACCGGTCGTGGTACAACCGCGCCGGCGTGGAGCGGGTGATGGGCTTTTGCACCGATGACGAGTACCACGAGTTCCTGCGGCAAGCACCCGAATTCGAGCGGCAACTGGTCCGCAGCGGCACCCGGCTGATCAAGTTCTGGTTCAGCGTCAGCCGCGCCGAGCAGCGCCGCCGCTTCAAGGAACGCCAGATTCATCCCCTCAAGCAGTGGAAACTGTCCCCGATCGACATGGCCAGCCTGGACAAATGGGACGACTACACCCGCGCCAAGGAAGCGATGTTCTTTCATACCGACACCGCCGACGCGCCCTGGTACGTGGTCAAGAGTGACGACAAGAAGCGTGCCCGCCTGAATGCCATGCGGCACGTGCTGTCCAGCATGCCGTACGACAACCGCGACCCGGCCAATGTCGGCGTGTCTGACCCGCTGATCGTGGGCCGCGCTCAGGGCCTTTACGACCGCGACGAACTGCCCGACGTGGCCGAGCTGCCCGGCAAACCCGGGGCGGCAGCGCCCAAGGGCGGACACGCCAAGAAGAAATAA